The Engraulis encrasicolus isolate BLACKSEA-1 chromosome 24, IST_EnEncr_1.0, whole genome shotgun sequence DNA window TTCaatcgcatgcatgtgtgcattgatGTCTGTCTCCACACACAATGGATATTGCTCATTACTGTATATCCTCTCTGGTcggtttggataaaagtgttaaatgtaatggaaagtgtgtgtgtgtgtgtgtgtgtgtgtgtgtgtgtgtgtgtgtgtgtgtgtgtgtgtgtgtgtgtgtgtgtgtgtgtgtgtgtgtgtgtgtgtgtgtgtgtgtgtgtgtgcttgttaggCTCTGGGAAGACCACCCTGCTGGACTCCATCGCTGGGAGAATAGGGAACTCTGGCTGCTGGCAGGGAGACATTTTCATCAACGGCAGGAAACTCAAGAGGGAGCAGTTCCAGGACTGCTTCTCATACGTGCTACAGGCAAGAGACTttatcaagctctctctctctctctctctctctctctctccccctctctctctttctatctctctctcatccttgacTGCatccttgactctctctctctctctctctctctctctctctctctctctctctctctctctctctctctctctctctcccctttatccagctttctatctctcactctcttcctctctctgcctctctccctctcttactcacCCAGGACTGCTTGATAGGCAAGAGACACTttaccttgctctctctctctctctctctctctctctctctctctctctctctctctctctctctctctctctctctctctctctctctctctctctctctatgtctgcctTTGTGTAGACGGACCAATTCCACGGCTGCTTTTCATACTATGTGCTACAGGCAAGGGAAATTgcatctcttctattctctctatttatgcgtgtatctgtgtgtttgtgcgagagtgtgtgaaagagaggagggaggagatatACAGTAGATTACCTTTGCAATATAGTTGCCTGTACCTCTCACCCACTCTCCCTTTCTGCTATGCGAAGGACAAAGTGCAACATGTCAGTtcccacagacaggcacacacacacacacacacacacacacacacacacacacacacacacacacacacacacacacacacacgcacacacgcacacacgcacatacacacacacacacacacacacacacacacacacacacacacacacacacacacacacacacacatgcacacacatacatacataaacacatggCCAAACACACATAAAAGTATCAAAAAGAGACCGAACTTTGTCCACATGACTGCTGGAGGAGGTCTGCACGCAGGGCAGAGGTGGGAGGATACGGTAGGTTAACTCAGAGTCGGGTTTTCTCCGACGCTCAGTCAATTAACTGAGCCCCTTCCAAAAGCCCTCAGAGGATTCTGGGTAGTATAGCAATAATGGCCCGTAGCTTTCCCTTGGGATACCCTCTTTAAATTAGCCACCAAGCCCGCGTTCATCCATAATCTCCCCTGAAGGCCGCTCAAGTGTATCTGACGCTAAGTGGAATAATAATCTAGCTCCTTCagaaagcacagcacagcccaggccAGACCAGCGCAGACCAGCTCCCTCCTGGCAGGCTCGCCAACTCACTTGCTCTCTTCTCGTTAGCGATAAACGTTGTTTGCTCCACCGGTGCTCACAGGGCCTGTGGACTTAATCCCCCTCTCATTAAAGTTTCCCCATCAGCCCAGGCCGAGCTGGTGATATTAAGTCCCTGTGTAATTAATAAGAGTCATTGGGGAGTTCGTTGTGAAGTGCCCTGCAAAAAGTTGCTTTGGCCAGGCGGGGAGGTGGAGTGGTATTAGCAGGAACTCATTCGGACGATGAATGGAGAGTGCTTATTATCATGTAATGGATTAGAAGAACAATAACAACAGGGCAACAAACAATAGCCTGACCAATCACATTTATTACTTTTAAACTGCTTTTCGAAGTTGTGGAAGCTGTTTGTAGACAGTGGAGAGAATGTGGACaattatttgtgtgtatgtgtgtgtgcgtgtgcgtgtgtgtgtgtgtgtgagagagagagagagagagagagagagagagtgtgtgtgtgtgtgtgtgtgtgtgtgtgtgtgtgtgtgtgtgtgtgcacgcgtcatgcacgcacgcgtgcatctGTCTTTTCTTTATCTGTAAGAGATGCCTGGCATGGTGGCAGCCCATCCTTATCAGCCATTATCTCTAAGTCTTGATATGGCCCCATTAGAACAGTCTGAACATCTATACAATTTTAATGTACTGACAGTCTGTGTCATAGTACAGATATCTGAGAAAGGAACATGGCAATGCCATCTCGAGAAACCTTTCCAATACTAAGATAAGACCAGGCGTAGACAAGTTTTTGTTACCACCGAACTAGTTCATCAATATGAACAAAACcacattttatttacaaaaaaaacaaagaaaaaactaTTATTTGAGCTCTAATTAAAACAAATAATCAGTCAGAGTTTCATGACGTGCACACATTTATTGTATATATTTCAATTTACTGCTATTTTCACAGTAAGCAACTTTCatgccccatctctctcattGAATACAGATGAATTACATAAAGCTTATCTGAACTGATCACATAACCAACCCTTGTGCATGCTAgtttggttttggtttggtttggttgtgCATGGTTTGCTTGGTTCacttttattttgtaataaatAGGGTACTAAATAAATAATATACTTTATGAACCCTAAACCTTCACAAGGGAAGGATTACATTATTTAATTATATTACACTCAGCAAGTGCCTTTATCCAAAGCCATTTCATTATTTAGGTATAGGTTGATTGTGGTTAGTCTCgggagcaatgttgggttaggtgccttaagtaccttgctcaagggaacttcagccatggatggagatctaGGCTCTAGATTAAGTAGTGTTCCAGGCCTGTAtaagggttgcaggtttaaatcccacccttacctgcaACCCTTATAAAGACCTGGAACCCTACTTAATGGTATTaagccattttagcctgatgactcgtatatgttgtttatcctttggtgcctggagacacatatacactgcattcaggctcttgagattttagcttttttaataaaaatgtgggtatgttacagctgaatgaacacattcttttgcaagatgatggtcttagggtttaaattcaacttatttcatgttttcatgtgctgtgcatcagaggctaaggtttttataggctgagggcaacattCACaataagggcttaggcattcggcaggcgttttttgcaggtgctttaggcatcaatgggttacatgtttttttttacttctcacTGACAGTGAAGGTCTTGAATGTTGTCTCTTGAAACAGAGTGATAACTTGCTGAGCTACCTGACTGTGGAGGAGACCCTGACGTTCACGGCACAGCTGGCCCTGAGAAGACACTCCACTGACGCCATCCGCAAGAAGGTACACGCTGTTACTTAGTGATCCTCAATCATGTAATTGCACTGTATTGTAAAACTTCTCAGATGGTCTGGTGAAATTCAGTGACTGTCAGTCTCTCAGCGACTACCATCTGAAACCAAATCCTAATCGGAATCCTATGCTCTCCAACATATAGGGACATGTTACTAGATATTGCACTGCCTACTGCAGTGGTCCCCAACCCTTTTAGGACAAGGACccaattttgacatcccaaatttctgaggACCCCATACACTTTTatcacaaccaaaaaaaaaaagattctatgGTGAATTCAATCAGAATATTAATTTATATAATTAATTAGTATATTTATCAGTATTCAGTATCCATGTTTTTTCCCACAcctcaggcgaccccatttgaattccaggcgaccccggGTCCCGACCCCAATTTTGAAAAACGCTGCATGTCTGAAACTCTgtattcttaaaggggtatgccactatttgggggcttaatacagttaaaatcgttggccagggtttataaaggtggtaaagtgtcttatttttcatgttaagcgttgtcttgctttaagacaagttaaaagagggagtatgtagctaagctagtgaaagtcaatggatccatgtagcatgtagcatgaagCATATGAACATGAAATAGGATCACGAAAGACAGAACATGTAGGAACATGTTAGTATTTATGTCTGTGAAGCTGTGTAATCTCAGGGTCCATGTTGTGGTGCAGGTGGGTGCAGTGATGGCGGAGTTGAGTCTGGGGCATGTGGCCCACAGTGTGATCGGGGGCCGCATCTTCCCCGGCAtctcaggaggagagaggagacgagtgtCCATCGCCAGCCAGCTGCTGCAGGACCCCAGTGAGTCAAGAGCACAACTCTTCCACACATGCACTCAGgcaggcatacatgcacacacacacacacacacacacacacacacacacacacacacacacacacacacacacacacacacacacacacacacacacacacacacatacacacgggcgcgcgcgcacacacacacacacacagagacacacacacacacacacgggcgcgcacacacacacacacacacccacacacacacacacactcacacacacacacacacacacacacacacacacacacacacacacacacacacacacacacacacacacacacacacacacacacacagagatattagGCGATTTATTACTTAACCAAATGAAATATGGGCATTTGTGAAATAAGAAATACTATATCCAGATCGTCTCCTATGCCATTTTCTTGAGTAAAATGAGTGTTCTGCTGCACACACTAAGTGGCATTGATGAAATGGAACCTGAAAAGCCAAGGTCACAAATTGTTGTATACGTATTGAGGGTCCTCTAAGAGACGACAAAGATGttgatggaagaagaagaagaagaagaagaagaagaagaagaggtggaaaAGACAGACAGGAGTAGCAAAAAGAagctggaatgagagagagagagagagagagagagagagagagagagagagagagagagagagagagagagagagagagagagagagagagagagaggcaaatgcACAGATGAACAGGTTATCAGACCGGCAGGATTAAGGCCGGTCCTATGGGAGGGTGTTTGTGCACctcatggaggggaggggagggtgggtggAGGCCGGGGAGGAAGAATAGCAAAGGATTACTGATACCACTCCAGCCAATTATGAAGCGTTCCCAACCGAGGCGTCCCCTCATCAAGCTtggaaatgaataaataaatcacttAATGCCACTTTTAATTCCCCTCCACCTCGCACACAAAGGCCAATCTTTTAATTGTCCTAATTGGCGAAATTAACGAGAGAGATGGCAGACCTATCTCCAAGGGGCCTTTATTTTACACTGCGAGCGAGTGAAGTAGACAAAGTAGAAAAGTTTGTCAAACTATTCctcatcttttttgtttttgtccacccctccctcccccgtGTGCTCTTTTCTGTTCACAATCTATTTGGGGATACGTGATGTCATCAACGTGTCACGACAACAGAGGTTATACTTCTGGACGAGCCAACCACAGGCCTGGACagcatgacagccaatcaaatcgTGGGGTTGCTATCCGAGTTGGCAAAGAGAGATCGCATCGTCATAGTAACCATCCATCAGCCCCGCTCAGAACTCTTCAGGGTGAGTCAGAATGAAGTGTTCTGTATCTGTCATGGCAAGATATGAATTGTACTTCTAACATAAAACTGCTGTTTCGTGGTGAAGTTATTTCTTTACCACAATATTACAATTACAGGTGTGCAAAGAAGACCCTCCTTAGTTTAGTCCTTTTAATTTTGCCACATAAGAGCACTGTATCTGCCATTATCCACAAAAACTCtgacatgaaataaaataaaggcTTTGCGATTTTGCATAAAATGTATGGCCACATTTTTATAGTTATTTTTAAAACGTTTATAGTTCTTTTTTAATATTATTACACTGTCACTGTTCTGTACATTATGTGAGTTCATTTAGTTGTTAAGTATGAGTTGAGTGAGAATATGTTACAttttatgtatgtaggcctatgtgtatgtatgtatgctgcaGGTGTTCAGCAGGATTGCCATTATGAGCCTGGGAGAGCTGGTCTTCTGTGGCGAGCCAGGGGAGATGGTGGACTTCTTCAGCGGGCAGGGCTACGAGTGCCCAGAGTACTGCAACCCTTTTGATATGTACGGTACGTCTAGATCCTGTACTTTGGACCTGATACGGCCCACATCATGTGGCCTGCCCTGTAATATCAACACTTGGTATTGAGGGTAACATCACATTCACTTCACTGGTGTCACACTTCAGACAGACAGCAATTgtcactgttaaaaaaaaaaaccaaagagACTGTTGTAAGGTTGTTGTTGACAGAATGGTAATGAAAAAAATCAAGGTGTAATATCATAGTAATGCTGCagtaaagtaaaaaataaataaataaagaggagGAAACTGCAGTGGCACTCCGGTTGCATAAAGACAGTGCAGGTCGAAACGCGTCGGTCAGTCCATTTGCCTTGAAGAAAAGTACAAAATAATGCAACCGGAGTGCCAGTTTCCTCCTCTTTATTTTTTGATGTCTACTACTACCCACCTGTGATGAAAAGTTTGGATCCTCGCagcatttccattttttttcctttttttctgagcTGCAGTTAAGTTGTTGTAACACAGCCACTGGTGGAACAGGAATGTGCTACCAGGCAGAAAACTATACAAGAGAAAGAACACTTTTTTACCCATGATTCCCTGTGCTTGGCAGTGGACCTGACGTCCGTGGACACCCGCTGCAGTGAACGGGAGGCGGCCACCTCGGCCCGCATGCACCAGATCACGTCAGCCTATCAGAGCTCTGAGATCTACCAGAACATGCTGGAAAAGACCCAGTGGGCGTGCCAGAGGCCCGACAAAGCCAGCATCCCCTTCAAGAGCAAGGAGTCCCCCAGCAGCATGGCAAAATTAGGAGTGCTCTTCAGGTACAgacaagagtctctctctctctctctctctctctctctctctctctctctctctctctctctctctctctcgatatccctctctttttctttctctctctctttctgtctcccccaACATTGTGAATACTAAATGGTTTAGTAGCTCCTTTCTCTTGGGtcattgattgaatgaatgaatgaatgaatgaatgaaattaaaAAATGATAAATAAACTCTACATGTTGATTGATTTTATTAATGAAGTGGTTCAATTAGTGGATGAATAGCTGAATGAAGACACACATTGATGAACTGATTTGCCAcctgaacaaatgaatgaatgcataaatgaaataaaatggatGAGTAAACTAGTGTCTCTCCTCCCAACAGGAGAACCATGAGGAACCTGTCTCGGGACCGTATGGGTGTTCTGATGCGCCTCTCCCAAAACCTCATCTACGGCCTCTTCATCGTCTTCTTCGTCCTGCGTCTGGACGATGACGTCAGCAAAGGGGCGGTCCAAGACCGCATCGGCATCATCTACCAGGTCATTGGAGCTCCGCCCTACACGGGCATGCTCAACGCTGTGGCCCTgtgtgagtacactacactactataccagagagagtagagagaatctCTGACTATACTATACACTTCACTAGGGCTGGCTTTTGCACTGTTAATATACTGCATACGTCATCTtaagccgggctcaaactacatgactttCGACACGACAATCGTTGGAATTTTACCtctcaggaccatcgcaagcaattGTCCGGCAAGATTTATTCGCCtcgtgcgacgttctaagatagaattttgccaTTTTAAAGACTCGGCAATTGAAAAACGTAGAAATCAAAAACGGTCTGTATTAGGACTTGAAATAGAATGTCGGGCATTGCCTCTATGTTTACAACTGGGCATAAGATGATCGACAGTAGCAATAGCgttgctggccgtggtgctgaagtaccacCAAGAGCTCGGCAGATAACTGCACGATGTGCGACACCAACGCATGGACACGTCAAATTTGGCCAATATATTGATATGCACAATGGCTGAAGCTAATTCAAGTTTTGATGGACAAAGTGGACAAGGCCTTACTCTCTTACTCTATGCTTTATACAGGACAGTCAAATTGGTGTCACTGTCACTCTTGAGATTGTCAATGAAGCTAAAGACAACTTTAAAATCTTTTGCTGGCTCCTTGTTCGCATTTAACTTCACTTACAAGTATTTAAGTCATGTTTACATGTGGGTATGTTTCACATGGTGGGTATGTGCTGTTACACAAACATTGTATGGCTGTAAAGGGACTTTTGAATCGTAAAGTCCACTTTACAAGTTGTTAACTAGAAAtacattcagagaacgcagacctccgccaaggaagttcagttcgttttggacatgatgtggtttcatgcattttggcctataggctacatagcatttgtgttcaggtaattgaaccgtcaagtcgtaaccaaattatagttctatctgtctcttttatcatttccatgtcctctagctgtggtctgtttagttcacctttgattgttttattggcaaagtgattgttcatgctatagcctatgccttctgtgatttgcaaatgcacttaagccttgaagctcattgctacatattagtcacattgttgatgattggcagcatgcctttcattaggctaccatctaaaacaaaatacaaattaaaaagcacaattttcattggccaacacccgtagtaggcctacatattctacagtagtgcagcggtccccaCCGCGCAGTaggctaataggcctatatattatattatattatattatattattatattattattatacatattattttttttgtaataacaagacagACAACATActgtggctactttgagccgttcacttaattattgaatcagaatgaaatgtgcaagaatccccttatccagtggcagtgcatggatggttgtggagtgtcagttattgttttgggctatttcttaaggctaaacaaacttttgagaggtaaatccacttctatcatttctagctgttgcaatatcgtGACAG harbors:
- the abcg5 gene encoding ATP-binding cassette sub-family G member 5, whose product is MAGSYSLRSSAPERETSFKGSFKARSEKAAGMNSAGISDARQPACCLSVSKVSYTVSERVGPWWDLPSYRKKWTRQILNDVSFHVESGQLMGILGNSGSGKTTLLDSIAGRIGNSGCWQGDIFINGRKLKREQFQDCFSYVLQSDNLLSYLTVEETLTFTAQLALRRHSTDAIRKKVGAVMAELSLGHVAHSVIGGRIFPGISGGERRRVSIASQLLQDPKVILLDEPTTGLDSMTANQIVGLLSELAKRDRIVIVTIHQPRSELFRVFSRIAIMSLGELVFCGEPGEMVDFFSGQGYECPEYCNPFDMYVDLTSVDTRCSEREAATSARMHQITSAYQSSEIYQNMLEKTQWACQRPDKASIPFKSKESPSSMAKLGVLFRRTMRNLSRDRMGVLMRLSQNLIYGLFIVFFVLRLDDDVSKGAVQDRIGIIYQVIGAPPYTGMLNAVALFPALRAISDQESKDGLYHKWQLFLAYIVHILPFSIISVFIFTSFLYWTVGMHPDVSRFMCFSAVIMVPHITGELLTLVLLGVVQDPNMVNSGVALLNIAGLLVGSGFLRSYQQMPEVFQWLSYLTPQKYGCELLIVTEFHKLNFTCSDTSLLPGACAITEGDKVIEQGYAGALSRYTQDFLLLYSFLPALVILGIITFKIRDRIIRR